Below is a window of Vibrio aerogenes DNA.
AAACCTATTATTTTCTCCAAGTTCAAAAGGTCACCAAGAGCTAATTGTCTTCCCGTATTCTCTAATTTTATGTTCATTATTCTTACTTATTACTAACACTTTGAGTGTATATATTTTGAACCGGATTTGAGACCGGCACACAAGTCACCGGCTATATCGATTTTTATTCTGTTCTCAGTTCCACATATTCTTCTAAGAAAAGTTCAAAAGAATCATACATTGTTTTATCTGGTTCCTGCTTGAACAGATTATAACTAACGATCTTACCAAATTCGTCCGGCAATAAATTGATACACCAACAGACCTCATCTTCCCTAAAATATATAACGGCAAAATAATCAGGTAATCCAAATTCTTTTCTGCAATAAAATGTATCAAACAGCATGCCACCATGAGATTCTGTTAATGCATCATCAGAAATGATTCCGGATATATTTTCTTCTACAGTACCACCCCCGCCAACTAAGCGGAAAAAACTATTTAATGATTCAGGAAGTATCGCCCCTAACTCCGACTCTAAGAGGTGGATCTGTTCATCACTTGCCTGTCCTAACCAAAACACTTCGTCATCAGCATTATTATTTAAATGATTAACCAACTCAGCGATTGTTTTCACTATTACCTCGTAAATGAGTAATATATCTAATACTATCAAATTAGGCATATCACGTACGAATCAATGAGTATATATCTTGAGCCGCCTCCTCCATTGGGATGCTACCTAATGCCCCTAAATCTAGGCTATAAATCTTATCATCACTACTTTTTAATCTGATAAAATAGCCCAAGTCCCCATCCTGACCAATCATGAAATATTCCGGAGCATATATATGAACTTCATATGTTTCATTTCTCTCTTCAAGATCAAAACAATTATAAAAATATACAAAATCTCCATTATATATTTCAATTTCATACGGCTCATTATCTTTAATATTCTCTTTAAGATATCGTCTATATAATAAAGGAAATTTAGCTGACAATTTTTTCTCGATTGACACTATTGCTAATTCTATTTTGTTACTCATAAAATTACTTTATATATCAAAGAATAAGGTGTAGTTGCACGGACGCTTACATTGCGCGAGCAACTGGCACAGTTAAAAGCGGCGCTGGGGTGAGTTGAATGAGTCAAAAGCCGGGGTGGTGTTCCCGGCTTTTGGTTGTAGTACCGTTTCAGATAAGCACCTAGTTCGGAAATTCAACTAGCTCCTATTAATTTTTATACAACCTGCTAATGAATTTTTCGAATTTTTCTGAGATCTGGAAAAAACTCTCACCATCACAGTCATAAAGATAAATATGACCATAATCACCTTCTTTTAACGAAATGAAAATAGTATGACCACCATCATCATATGCGAAAGGTACATATTCTCCTTCTTGATATTCTTCACCTGTGTCTGGGTTCTCAATAGATTCAATGTCAGATACAAGTTGTTCAATTGTAACTTTCCCATATTTTATAGGGTTAAAGCCACCGACAGGTAAACCCCATAAATCATTTTCTACATCTTCCTCTGCTAAAAAACCACCATTGATTCTTATATAATGCTCTTTAAAGGATAATGGTAACTTAGCGGAAAAAAGTTTCTCAAATTCTGTATATTCATCTTCAGTTAATTTTTTTTCATAATGAACAAGCTCAACCACAATTCATCTCCTCTACCATTTTTTAAACAAATACTTTTTACCTGTTGCTTTTTTATACTGACTGACCCCACCAGAATGCTGAATTCCATTATGTGCATCAACCCTTACTAATTGCATTGTGCCCTGATTTGTAACAGGATCATAATCATCCAAATGGTGCCAGACATATTTATCACCATTAAGACTAGGTGTAGATTTTTGACCAAACCCTTTCATACTAGCTGCTTCAAAATCCGCATGATAATCTCCTGTGTAATCAATTTTGACAATTGATTCTACAGGAGAACCGTCTGGCTTAAATCTTTCAGGATTCGAATATAACGCATTACTCTCGGAGTAATCTAACCCTCCATTATCATTACGTTTTACTCCTGAAAAGCCTCTTTCTTTCAGCTTCCCAATCGGGCATTTAGCCAATCCCAACGGATCGATATATCCAACTGGATTATCCACATACCCCTGCGGCCTCAGTCCCCCCGCAAAGCCAGCAGGATCAGGACTCAAATACTGACCACTGTCCGCATCAAAATAACGGTTAAGATTATAATAGAGACCGGACTCACTGTCTTCTATCTGCCCCTGATAACGCAGGTCACAGGTGATCGCATCATTGGCGACCTGCTCTAAATAACCCCGGTTGACCTGAGTGCGCTGCTGCTGGTATTTGCCCCACAGATGCTGGTCGCCCTGCCACTGAATTTCCCCGTCCGGGGTGCATAGCTCCTGCGGCGTGCCCGCATGGTCGGTGACAATATAATGCAGCCTTTCCCGGCCGGTGTCATGGTCAGTGGTGATTTGTGCCAGCGGCCGGAAGGTGTCCGGTTCATACAGATATTCCGTGCTTTGCAGCTGCGTGCCATCAGCGGTAATTTTGCTCTGCTGAACTACCGTGTTGCCATCCCACAGATAATGCGTTTGGGTTTGGGTGCGTTCACATTCTTTGGCAATTCTGCGCCCGAACGGATCGTAGCGGTAGCGGTAACGGGTGCCGTCCGGCAGCTCGATATGCGTCAGCCGGTCTTCATCGTTCCAGATAAATTTTGTGGTTTGTGGCCGGAAACCGTCTTTGCTTTCGGTTTTGGTGGTGACCCGGCCGCATTCGTCGTAAACATATTTGAAGCGCCCGGTTTCAACCACCCGCCCGGCGTTATCATACTGTTTGGTTTGTCGTTTCAGCCGCTCATCGGCCATCGACACCACATTGCCCGAGTATTCACTGCCGGTGCCGGTTTCATTGAGGTTCAGCTCGCTGTCGTAACCAAACAGCTGCACAAAGCTGGCTTTGGTTTCCCACGATTTTCGCTGACGCACCGCACTGATTTGCCCGTTCGGGTTGAGGGTAAATTCGGTGTGGCCGCGGCGTTTATCCTCAATCGCCGTCAGCTGGTCCAGCGCGTCGTACTGATATTGCCGCAGCACCGTGCCGCGCCCGGCGGGGGCGTAACCCGCCCCTAAACGCTGATGGGTTAACAGCCCGGTCGCACTCCAGTCATGGAACAGACCAAAACCGGCCTCACTGGTACGGGCCGATTCCTGACCACTGGCATGATAGGCGAATTTCAGCGGGTCGTGCTCACCCATATGCAGCTGCATTAATTGTTGCTGCTGCCACTGATAGGCGCGGGTGGTTTGAGTGCCGTTCATGGCTGTGCGTCTTCCCGCCGCATCGTATTCATGGGTGATCGGCGTGCCGTTAAGGTTTTCACTCAGCAGCAGTCCCGCCGGGCTGTACTGCATCTCCACCCAGGCATCGCCGTTTTCTGCATATTTCAGCCGCGCCGCTTCATCATATTCATACCAGCTTTTGCCGGTCGGATTGTTGTGAGGGTCAAAGCTTTGGGCTTCCAGCAAACGCCCGCACGGATCGTACTGGTAGTGATAATGATGGCCGTCCGGTTTGGTGCGTTTCACCATCCGCCCGGCCGGGTCGTAACTGAACTGCTCTTTGCGGCCGTCGTAATGACGCTCGCTGCTGATGCGGCCCAGCGTATCGAACTCGTACAACCACTGGTCGCCTTTGCTGTTGGTCACGCCGGCGAATTCACCTTCCGCATTGTAGTGATAATACGTGGTGGCCCCCAGCGCATCGGTGACCGATTTCAGCCGGTCAAAAGCGCCATATTCAAAGCGCTGGGGATGGCCGAGGGCGTCGGTGACTTCGGTCAGGTTGCCTTCAATATCATAGTTAAAGCTGGCCGTGGTGCCGTCTTCATAAATCACCTGCGACGGCTGACTGTGTTTGCCGTCGTAACACCAGCGACGGACCTGTTTGTTGTCGCTCTCGCGCTTGATTAACCGGTCCAGTACGTCGTAGTGGAACGTCATCCCGTATCCGGTCGCTGGTTCAAGCCGGGTCAGCTGGCCGCGTTCGTTGTACTGATACCGGGTGGTACTGCCGTCCGGTCCGGTGACCGACTCGCGCAGTCCGTTTGAAGTATAGGTGTAGCGCCATTGCCGCCCGTCCGGGTCGGTGATTTGGGTCACATCGCCCTGCCGGTTATGTTCATACAGCCACTGCGCCCCGGCGGGATTCAGTGAGTTGAGTATAAAACAGCCGGGATGGTGATCCCGGCTGTTGGTTTAAAGATGTCTCATTTGAGTATTTATTTTCTAGCTTGATGAATGCGGCATAAAATTATAAACAGTCTCCTTAATTCTTAAGGTCCAATCTATATGAAACCGTTTATTCCTAAATTAGCTGCGGAATCTCGAATATATTATTTTTGATATTTATTATATAACTCTATTTCGGCTCGTATATAATCACTAAATAAATAGTCTGTCTTTTTAATTTCTTCTCCTTCCGTATAGCAATAAACTCTTGGATTATCATTTCGCTCTAAAAAAAACAAAGATGAATATCCTTGATGCAATAAGAATGCAAACATGCCTTCAGGAACTTTTATCCCATTTTCATCCATTAATTCAATGGTACACTCATTTATATCATCTAATTCATCATATAGTACATCAGTTCCTTTTTTAAAATCCCCCGATGATATTCCAAGTAGAGAGAGATATATTTTATAATATTCTGGCAATAGCCCATATTTATTTTCTAGATCAGATAGTTGATTATTACTACATCCTTTTACAGCACCATCTTTAATTTCCAAAACTGATATAAAGTCATTAATCATATTAATAAATTTATCTTTATTCACTTGGTTATCCCCATATCACATTCACTTCAATATTTGGATACATCTTTTTAAATTGATTTATTACTTCAGAACATGACGGACAACATTCCAACTCAGAGTACAAATCAATTTTTCCTGTTGCAGATGTCGGATATTTACTAGCTATATGCTCAAATATTTTGACTTCTGAGTCAAAAGCTCTATCGTGGCCAACTTCAAATGTAGAGAATTTTCTATTATCTACATCTGGAATTTTTACAAATGGTGCGTCATTTGTATTCTTTCCACTTACGGCATCGGCCATACCCTTTTCTCCATTAATTTCATAGTCAGAAGTCGCAATATTTCTTTTCTTTCCGACATTTCCGCTATCTCTATACTGCTTAGCTCTTCCTTTTGGACATTTTGCTAACCCCAACGGATCAGCCCATTCCATCGGATTATCTACGTAAGCCTGCGGCCTTAATCCCCCCGCAAACCCAATAGGATCAGGACTTAAATACTGCCCGCTCTCCGCATCATAATAACGGTTGAGATTATAATAGAGACCGGACTCCCTGTCTTCTATCTGGCCCTGATAACGCAGGTCGCAGGTGATCGCATCATTGGCGACCTGCTCTAAATAACCCCGGTTCACCTGGGTGCGCTGCTGCTGGTATTTGCCCCATAAATGCTGGTCACCCTGCCACTGAATTTCCCCGTCCGGGGTGCACAGCTCCTGCGGCGTGCCCGCATGGTCGGTGACAATATAATGCAAACGCTCGCGGCCGGTGTCATGGTCGGTGGTAATTTGCGCCAGCGGGCGGAAGGTGTCCGGCTCATAAAGATATTCGGTGCTTTGCAGCTGCGTCCCGTCCGCCGTCATTTTGCTCTGCTGAACCACCGTGTTGCCATCCCACAGATAATGCGTTTCTGTCTGGGTTTTGAGGCACTCTTTGGCAATTCTGCGCCCGAACGGATCGTAGCGGTAGCGGTAACGGGTGCCGTCCGGCAGCTCGATATGCGTCAGCCGGTCTTCATCGTTCCAGATAAATTTTGTGGTTTGTGGCCGGAAACCGTCTTTGCTTTCGGTTTTGGTGGTGACCCGGCCGCATTCGTCGTAAACATATTTGAAGCGCCCGGTTTCAACCACCCGCCCGGCGTTATCATACTGTTTGGTTTGTCGTTTCAGCCGCTCATCGGCCATCGACACCACATTGCCCGAGTATTCACTGCCGGTGCCGGTTTCATTGAGGTTCAGCTCGCTGTCGTAACCAAACAGCTGCACAAAGCTGGCTTTGGTTTCCCACGATTTTCGCTGACGCACCGCACTGATTTGCCCGTTCGGGTTGAGGGTAAATTCGGTGTGGCCGCGGCGTTTATCCTCAATCGCCGTCAGCTGGTCCAGCGCGTCGTACTGATATTGCCGCAGCACCGTGCCGCGCCCGGCGGGGGCGTAACCCGCCCCTAAACGCTGATGGGTTAACAGCCCGGTCGCACTCCAGTCATGGAACAGACCAAAACCGGCCTCACTGGTACGGGCCGATTCCTGACCACTGGCATGATAGGCGAATTTCAGCGGGTCGTGCTCACCCATATGCAGCTGCATTAATTGTTGCTGCTGCCACTGATAGGCGCGGGTGGTTTGAGTGCCGTTCATGGCTGTGCGTCTTCCCGCCGCATCGTATTCATGGGTGATCGGCGTGCCGTTAAGGTTTTCACTCAGCAGCAGTCCCGCCGGGCTGTACTGCATCTCCACCCAGGCATCGCCGTTTTCTGCATATTTCAGCCGCGCCGCTTCATCATATTCATACCAGCTTTTGCCGGTCGGATTGTTGTGAGGGTCAAAGCTTTGGGCTTCCAGCAAACGCCCGCACGGATCGTACTGGTAGTGATAATGATGGCCGTCCGGTTTGGTGCGTTTCACCATCCGCCCGGCCGGGTCGTAACTGAACTGCTCTTTGCGGCCGTCGTAATGACGCTCGCTGCTGATGCGGCCCAGCGTATCGAACTCGTACAACCACTGGTCGCCTTTGCTGTTGGTCACTCCGGCAAATTCGGCTTCCACATTATAGTGATAACGGGTTGTCGCACCGGTCGGATCCGTCACGGCACGCAGTTTATCAAACGCCCCATATTCAAACCGGCGGGTATGACCCAGCGTGTCGGTCACACTGGTTAAATTGCCTTCGATATCATAACTGAAGCGGGCCGTGGTGCCGTCCTCATAAATAATTTGTGAGGGCGTCAGCTGTTTGCCTTCATAACACCAGCGCCGCACCTGTTTATTGTCGCTCTCGCGTTTGATCAACCGGTCCAGTACATCGTAGTAGAACGTCATCCCGTATCCGGTCGCCGGTTCAAGCCTGTGCGGCAAACCCTGATCGTTATACTGCCAGCGGGTGACGCTGCCATCCGGCCCGGTCACACTGTCGCGCAGGCCGCGTGAGGTATACGTCTGAAGCCACTGCCGCCCGTCCGGGTCGGTCACTTTAGTCACATCACCCTGCTTATTATGTTCATACAGCCACTGCGCCCCGGCGGGATTGGTATAAGCGGTCAGCCAGCCTTTGTCGTTATAGGTGTAAGTGTGCGCCGTGCCGTCCGGCAGGGTCACCGAGGTCACATTGCCCCATTCGTCGTACTGATAAGTATTCGTCTCACCCAGCGGATTGGTTTCACTGACAAGTTTATCGCCCTGCCAGTGTTGTGCTGAACGATGGCCTTCCGGGTCAACAATGGCTTCCGCCCGGTACGCTTCATTGAGATGAAATTCGGTGATCCCGCCAAAGGTACTTTTATGATAGTGGATGCGCTTTTCATCGTCGTAACGGACCTGTCCGCTCCAGTAGCCCTCCGCACAGCGGTTATCCGTCACCCGCCCCTGCTCATCATAATCATGCTCAGCCCAGGTTTTCGCCAAATCCTGCCAGCGGGTGAGATAGCCTTCCGGACTGTACTGATAGTCAAAGTTACGTCCCGGCTCACCACGAACAGACATCAGCCAGCCTTTGTTATCATAGGTATAACGGGCCAGCTCGCGCAGCGGATTTTTCTGTTTGTCGCACAAAGTCAGACAAGTGATACGCTTACGCTCTGTTTCCACTTTGACTAAACGTTCATCACTCAGCATCACCCATTTCAGTGTGCCGCGCTCATACAAAAAGGCGTTTTCATTGCCGTAAGCATCACGGATGCGGGTCAGGCGCAGCTGTGAGCCAATCGCATGCTCAAACCAGTATTGCTGACCGTCTTTGTGTTTTAAAATCAGCTCACCACAATTTCCCCGGTGCAACCAGTATTGTGGCTTTTCAGCCGACTGAGTCGGCAAATCCTGATACGGGAGAATAAATTCGGCAGTGGTGTAATCTTCATCGGTAAAGGTCACATCGGTCCCGTTAACTTCCAGACTGATATCCCAGCTGCTGCGCCATAAGGCGCCCATCAACCCGGTTTCCCGGCGGCCAACCGAATGATAATAGCGGCTGTGGATCAGCGGCTGGAAACCCGCCACGACAAAGTCCTGACGGGATTCAAACACCTGCCCGGTTGAAACATCCACCGGATCGTCTTTACACACTATCGGATCTTTTTCTTTGGCTTTGGTCTTGTCTGTTGGTGTTTCCGCATCTTTAGCCTGCTGCGCTTCATGCGTTTTTTTCAGCTCAGCATCTTCCAGATCTTTTTTACGGTAATTCTCTTTGCCCGCATTGGTATTCACCGGGTCTTTCATGGTCTTTTTCTTATACGGTGTGCCGGTTTTGTGTGTCACCACCTTGTCCACAAACTCATCGACTTTGGACTTGATTTTCCCCGTCATCTCATCGATTTTGTTTTCCAGCTTTTTCATCGCCTCCACAAGCTTCATGAAGGCATCTTTCATCAGCACCACCGCCCAGTTGTTGCTCTTGTTCACCGCATCCGTCAGCCCGGCGATGATTTCCTGCAACAGCTTCTTCGCTTTGCCCGCATACTCATCCAGCGTGCTGCCGAATTTCTTCAGATACTTCACCAGATTGCCGTTCGACAGGCTGCGCAGGATTTTAATCGCCTTCTGAATCACCCGCGAATCAGCCTTTTGCAGCGCTTCGATAATCGTTTTACCGGTCTTTTTGGTCGCATCCCCCAGCCCCGGTATAAAACCAATCACCACCAGCACGCCTCCGGCCCAGTGCCAGAAATCCAGCTCGTCTTTGGTGCAGGTATCCCAGCCCCAGCAGCCCAGGTCATACAAATCCATCGCCTGACCGACCACCGGCACAAACCCCAGCGCCACCTCACAAAACAGCAGAATTGCCGTGTTGTCATGCGCCAGACCCGCCATTTCACCCGCCAGACTGCTGTGAATCTTGTTCACCGCCTTGCGCAAATCCACCGAGCCGTGGTTAATCTGTTTGACTAATTCCTGAAACCGGTCATACGCCGGCGCATATTCATCAGGAATGCTGCCTTTCATCCAGTGGCGGTCGATATCAATCTCATCATCCGAGCTGTCACTGGCATCATATTCCAGATAACCCGCCCGGTTGAGCGTCGCATACAGGGCAAAATATTCCCCCGCCAGCACCGCATATTTGGGGTTATTCTGCAATACCGGATTGTTCTCCATCGCATCTTCCGGCTTGAAGGTGTCTTTGCCCTCCCCGAGCATCAAATCATACCCGCCGCAGCCCATGTCCTTGACTTTCAGCAGCCCGTTGTCATCCGTGGTGCCGCTCACCTCCGTTTTGTTACTGTCGGTCAGCACCACTTCCGCCCCGGCGATGGGTTGGTCATCGTCATAGTGATAGCGGATAAACAGCTCACAGCCGCATTTTACGCAGCCACAGTCCAGCACCTTATCGGTGGAGAAATTCTGCTCAGCCGCCTCGACACTGGACAGAATGTCGGCTTGTTTCTGCTGGTTACTCTTACTCATACGACGTCTGACTCCTCATCATGCGCTTCTCCTAATGCTTTCAGTCCCCGTTCGACCAGCCGGTCTATCCGGTCTTTCAGTCCTTTCACCTGATTCTCCCGCAGAATTTCCTGCGCCCACGGCCGGGTGATAAAATCCTCCCCCACCGCAATCGTCAGGGTCAGGTATTTCAGCTGCTCAACACGGTCACCGAAGCCATGCGATTTGGCCTGGCTGAGATGGGTGTATAAATAGTCATCAAACCGGGCTTCATCCCAGTCTGCGGTTTCTTCGCCGTGGTGTGTTTGCAGGTGCTGCTGATATTGACGGTAGCGCTGCTGCTCCGTGCGGATGGTCAGCGCTTTATCCTGCGGCGCTGTCAGCACCAGCGGCAGCTCAATGGTCGATGCCTGCACAATATCCGGCGGGGTCTCAAAGGCCAGATAATCCACGGTCTCTGCACCCGGCTGCCAGTAAGCCACCGCGCCCAGCGGGCCACGCAGCTGATGGCGGCTCAATTCGCCGCTGGCCTGCCACAGGGTGGTGAATATCTCCCAGTCACTGATGCGCAAAATGATCGTCCCTTCCTGCGGGTAATCCACCAGCGTCCACGCCCGAAGATGACGCAGCACCATCTCCAGCTGCTGCGCCGGGGGCTGTGACAGCAGCGACGGGTCCAGCCGCACCGCCATCCCCCACGGCGGCTGAGTGGCGATATATTCCTCAAACCATTCAAACGACTCCGGGCGCAGCAGGTGCGGCGACAGCGCAGCGTTCTGCTCCCCCATCGCGCCCCAGAACAGCCGGTTTTTATCCGGCGTATCCTGCGCTTCGGCAAACATCATCACATCATCATTGACCGAGGCTTCCGCCACCAGAAACCAGCCCGGCTCACTGAGCATCGCCTGCCAGTCCGCCAGCGGGATTTGGGTCGGCGCTGTGCGCATCAGCGCTGCTGCCGGTTCATGTGCCGTCTCGTTCATTGGGACTCCGTATTGTCAGTTGCAGAGGGCTTGTTGGTTGCAGGAGAAGCCTCTGCCGTCAGTTCATCCGGCCAGCCTGCGGTGCGGTAAGGGGCCAGTTCATCCTCCCGGCCCCGGAAACGATCATCAAACTCACCGGTCGCCTCGCGCAGCGGATAAAATTTACGCAGCCGGACAAATTCCGGATGCCGGTAATAGCCATCGCCTAAATGAAAGCGGTACACCGCAAAGGTGCGCCGGGCCAGCAAATCTGATGACGGAAACAGCGACTGTGCCAGCGCCATCCCTTCTTCATAACCGGCGACCATCGCCTCGCGGGTCAGCGTCCGGCCATCGCGCACCGTCAGCCGGGTATATAAATCATCGAGAAAGGCTTCCAGCAGCTGCGGGTAATACAGCTCGTCATATTGCGGCTGGGTGAGGTGCAGCGGGAAATCATCAAACGGGAGTAAGTCCGGCCCGGATGCCGAAGTGGTCAGCGGCTCAACCGGGGCAAGTTTGAGTGTGTTGTTGTCGGCTTCATCGCGCTGCGGGAGGTAAATTTGCGTGTGACTACCGAAAAAGCGCAGGCGCTGCGCCGGGGTGAGGATCCGGTGCCAGACGTGAAAAACCGCCGGGTCGTACCAGCGGGGCATGATGTAAGTCCCATCGGGAAAGTAGCCATCGACCCAGGGCCGCCAGTGGGCTTTAAGGGAGTCAAAATCGCCGTCCCACACCCCGGCCAGACCAAAACCAGCGGCGGCGGGTTCGTTTTCATCCAGCCAGTAGAACAGGGTTTCCGCAGGATTGCCGTCCGCGATACACATCAGGATCGGCGAACCTTCCGCCATATACTGAAGTGCGGTGCCGCGCACCAGCTCACACCACTGCACATCGTCGCGGTATTTCATGGTGTCCCAGAATTCGCTGGCTTCGTCGGATTTATACCTGTCATATAAAAGGTAAAAGGTTTTCCCTTCTGACGCGGTCATAACTTCAAACAGTGTCTGTAACTCACTCACAACTTCATCACCTAACGTCTCCGGATTGGCCGGAAATAACAAAGACATCGTCCATAACAACCGAAGCCGGGGCGATGTCATCAAAGTGTGGTATCCGGTGTGTTCAACATACCCGGATATATTTAGACTGACATCCACTTCAGCAATGGTTATGCCACTTTGGCAAACATCAAAGAATCAATGGGTTGTAGTTATATATTTATAAATACAGGCAAGATCTTGCTCAGAAGCGAGCAAAAAGTTGCCCGGCGAGCAAGATCTTGCCCGGTAAATATGGAATCAAGATCACAAAAACCCTGACGACATGATCCATCAGGGCGTGTATCAGATGGGTCCGTCAGCGCTCCCCCGGAACGCTGACAAGACGGCACTGGATTTATACGGGCATTTCATCCGGTTGTTCCTGCGTCACTTTGGCCCCATAACAGGCATGACGAATGGCAACCGCAGCTGAAAAGTCTTTCAGAACCGGCGCATCAAACAGCATCTTTAATGAGAAATCAATACCATGTTGACGGGCCTGATTGACCAGCTGAATCGCCATCATCGAGTGGCCGCCAAGGGCGAAAAAGTCATCTTCCCGGCCAACTGAATCAACTGCCAGCACCGATTCCCACAAGCGGGCCAGCGTCTGCTCCGTTTGTCCCTGAGGCGGCGTATAGTCACAGCGGATATAGTCATCATTTCCGGGCGCAGGCAATGCGCGGAAATCGACGCCTGAATGCATGATGGTTGTCGGTGAGCCCTCTTCATCAAACGCATCCACATCACAGACCGGCCGGGACGGCGAACGTTCCAGCACACTGACCAGACGGGCCAGCGTCCCGGTGACCATCGTACCCACCAGTCCGCAACTGACCCGGGCATCCACCTGAAGATCAAGCGAGAAGCCTTCTCCGGGACAATCATTGACCGACAAAGACAGCGGGAAAGTTGAACGTTCTTCTTCCATGACAATATCCACCGGTAAATGCTCCAGCACATCGACCTGCGCATTTCCTCCCTGATAGCGATAGTTCAGCAGGCTGCTGAACAAGGGCTGACTGGCAGGCACACCACTGCATTGTTGCACCTGTGACAGGGGGGTATGTTCGTAATCCATCAACTCTGCCAGCTGGTGATGAATGGTCCGGACCATTTCGTCTGTGGGCGTTTTATCCAGCCGCATCCGGAAAGGCAGGGTGTTAAGAAACAGCCCCAGTGTGCGGTCTGAACCCGCTCCGGCAGACATCCGGCCAAGTAAAATAGTGCCGGTAACCACATCGTCACGTCCACTCGCCGAACGAAGTACCAGCCCCCAGACCAGATGGAACAGACTGGCCGTACTCACCTGATGCAGTTTTGCCTGACGGCGTAATCGCTGCGCCAGCCGGTCATTGACAGCCAGATGCAATGTGTTCACCTGCCCGCCTTCACCTTGCGTATGCGCTAAGCCAAACGGGACTGAAGGCA
It encodes the following:
- a CDS encoding DUF4123 domain-containing protein → MTSPRLRLLWTMSLLFPANPETLGDEVVSELQTLFEVMTASEGKTFYLLYDRYKSDEASEFWDTMKYRDDVQWCELVRGTALQYMAEGSPILMCIADGNPAETLFYWLDENEPAAAGFGLAGVWDGDFDSLKAHWRPWVDGYFPDGTYIMPRWYDPAVFHVWHRILTPAQRLRFFGSHTQIYLPQRDEADNNTLKLAPVEPLTTSASGPDLLPFDDFPLHLTQPQYDELYYPQLLEAFLDDLYTRLTVRDGRTLTREAMVAGYEEGMALAQSLFPSSDLLARRTFAVYRFHLGDGYYRHPEFVRLRKFYPLREATGEFDDRFRGREDELAPYRTAGWPDELTAEASPATNKPSATDNTESQ
- a CDS encoding deaminase domain-containing protein codes for the protein MSKSNQQKQADILSSVEAAEQNFSTDKVLDCGCVKCGCELFIRYHYDDDQPIAGAEVVLTDSNKTEVSGTTDDNGLLKVKDMGCGGYDLMLGEGKDTFKPEDAMENNPVLQNNPKYAVLAGEYFALYATLNRAGYLEYDASDSSDDEIDIDRHWMKGSIPDEYAPAYDRFQELVKQINHGSVDLRKAVNKIHSSLAGEMAGLAHDNTAILLFCEVALGFVPVVGQAMDLYDLGCWGWDTCTKDELDFWHWAGGVLVVIGFIPGLGDATKKTGKTIIEALQKADSRVIQKAIKILRSLSNGNLVKYLKKFGSTLDEYAGKAKKLLQEIIAGLTDAVNKSNNWAVVLMKDAFMKLVEAMKKLENKIDEMTGKIKSKVDEFVDKVVTHKTGTPYKKKTMKDPVNTNAGKENYRKKDLEDAELKKTHEAQQAKDAETPTDKTKAKEKDPIVCKDDPVDVSTGQVFESRQDFVVAGFQPLIHSRYYHSVGRRETGLMGALWRSSWDISLEVNGTDVTFTDEDYTTAEFILPYQDLPTQSAEKPQYWLHRGNCGELILKHKDGQQYWFEHAIGSQLRLTRIRDAYGNENAFLYERGTLKWVMLSDERLVKVETERKRITCLTLCDKQKNPLRELARYTYDNKGWLMSVRGEPGRNFDYQYSPEGYLTRWQDLAKTWAEHDYDEQGRVTDNRCAEGYWSGQVRYDDEKRIHYHKSTFGGITEFHLNEAYRAEAIVDPEGHRSAQHWQGDKLVSETNPLGETNTYQYDEWGNVTSVTLPDGTAHTYTYNDKGWLTAYTNPAGAQWLYEHNKQGDVTKVTDPDGRQWLQTYTSRGLRDSVTGPDGSVTRWQYNDQGLPHRLEPATGYGMTFYYDVLDRLIKRESDNKQVRRWCYEGKQLTPSQIIYEDGTTARFSYDIEGNLTSVTDTLGHTRRFEYGAFDKLRAVTDPTGATTRYHYNVEAEFAGVTNSKGDQWLYEFDTLGRISSERHYDGRKEQFSYDPAGRMVKRTKPDGHHYHYQYDPCGRLLEAQSFDPHNNPTGKSWYEYDEAARLKYAENGDAWVEMQYSPAGLLLSENLNGTPITHEYDAAGRRTAMNGTQTTRAYQWQQQQLMQLHMGEHDPLKFAYHASGQESARTSEAGFGLFHDWSATGLLTHQRLGAGYAPAGRGTVLRQYQYDALDQLTAIEDKRRGHTEFTLNPNGQISAVRQRKSWETKASFVQLFGYDSELNLNETGTGSEYSGNVVSMADERLKRQTKQYDNAGRVVETGRFKYVYDECGRVTTKTESKDGFRPQTTKFIWNDEDRLTHIELPDGTRYRYRYDPFGRRIAKECLKTQTETHYLWDGNTVVQQSKMTADGTQLQSTEYLYEPDTFRPLAQITTDHDTGRERLHYIVTDHAGTPQELCTPDGEIQWQGDQHLWGKYQQQRTQVNRGYLEQVANDAITCDLRYQGQIEDRESGLYYNLNRYYDAESGQYLSPDPIGFAGGLRPQAYVDNPMEWADPLGLAKCPKGRAKQYRDSGNVGKKRNIATSDYEINGEKGMADAVSGKNTNDAPFVKIPDVDNRKFSTFEVGHDRAFDSEVKIFEHIASKYPTSATGKIDLYSELECCPSCSEVINQFKKMYPNIEVNVIWG
- a CDS encoding DUF4123 domain-containing protein yields the protein MNETAHEPAAALMRTAPTQIPLADWQAMLSEPGWFLVAEASVNDDVMMFAEAQDTPDKNRLFWGAMGEQNAALSPHLLRPESFEWFEEYIATQPPWGMAVRLDPSLLSQPPAQQLEMVLRHLRAWTLVDYPQEGTIILRISDWEIFTTLWQASGELSRHQLRGPLGAVAYWQPGAETVDYLAFETPPDIVQASTIELPLVLTAPQDKALTIRTEQQRYRQYQQHLQTHHGEETADWDEARFDDYLYTHLSQAKSHGFGDRVEQLKYLTLTIAVGEDFITRPWAQEILRENQVKGLKDRIDRLVERGLKALGEAHDEESDVV